The window TGTAGTCGGGCGCGGCGCCGGCTGGTCGAAGGAGCTCCAGGCCCATCCGGACTTCGAGCACGGTGATGCTGGTGGTCCAGACCGACTCGGCGGGTTGGGCATCGAGCCAGTTGACGGCGGCGGGGTCAGGTCGGTCGCGCATCAGCGCCGACAGGACGTTGGTGTCGAGGATGATCACTTGTCGAACTGGGCGGGACGTGCCGGCTGTCCGCGCAACTCGGCGATGTCGTCACGCAGGCCGTGCCCCCGGAACCGGTCAGCGATCGCCGAGCCAAGTCTTACCGGGCCGGGCGACGATGCCCCGACGGCGGCGCGGAGGATCTCGCGCACCTCCTCTTCGGTCGAGCGGTCATGCGCTCGTGCTCGGCGTTGCAGGGCGAGCTTCGTGTCCTCGTCGAGTTGGCGGACGATCAGTTGGGCCATCGCCAGGTTGATATCACGATATCAACCTGGCGCGATCCGGCGGGAAGTCCGGGCTCCCAGAAAAGGTCGGGTCCCCGGCCTCAGATGTCGTAATACAGCGCGAACTCGTAGGGGTGCGGGCGGAGCCGAATCGCGTCCACCTCGTGCTCGCGCTTGTACTCGACCCACGTCTCGATGACGTCCGGGGTGAAGACGCCGCCCTGCAGCAGGTAGTCGTGGTCAGCTTCGAGGTTGTCGAGCACGGCCTCGAGCGACCCCGGCACCTGAGGTACGGCGGCGAGCTCGTCCGGCGGCAGCTCGTAGAGGTCCTTGTCGACCGGCTGCGGCGGCTCGATGCGGTTGACCACACCGTCCAGGCCCGCCATCAGCATCGCTGAGAACGCGAGGTAGGGGTTGCACGACGGGTCCGGCACCCGGAACTCCAGCCGCTTGGCCTTCGGGTTCGACCCGGTGATCGGGATCCGACAGCACGCCGAACGGTTGCGCTGCGAGTAGACCAGGTTGACCGGCGCCTCATAGCCCGGCACCA is drawn from Mycobacteriales bacterium and contains these coding sequences:
- a CDS encoding toxin-antitoxin system; protein product: MAQLIVRQLDEDTKLALQRRARAHDRSTEEEVREILRAAVGASSPGPVRLGSAIADRFRGHGLRDDIAELRGQPARPAQFDK
- a CDS encoding type I glutamate--ammonia ligase, coding for DLMLFKYIVKNVAWQAGKTATFMPKPIFGDNGSGMHCHQSLWKDGAPLFYDEVGYAGLSDMARHYIGGLLKHAPSLLAFTNPTTNSYRRLVPGYEAPVNLVYSQRNRSACCRIPITGSNPKAKRLEFRVPDPSCNPYLAFSAMLMAGLDGVVNRIEPPQPVDKDLYELPPDELAAVPQVPGSLEAVLDNLEADHDYLLQGGVFTPDVIETWVEYKREHEVDAIRLRPHPYEFALYYDI